In uncultured Cohaesibacter sp., a genomic segment contains:
- a CDS encoding N-acetyltransferase has protein sequence MTHLSKIRPFTIRQARLDDFAAMAPLWRQLDGYHQARDPQRFPHKKDEAPRSRDYIAEVIHCADRALLLAESCPSLEGDATRLIGLCLVTLRTCPPGPVYPVRVIFEVDNLVVDETMRRQGVARALLGDAETWARSNGAKEMLLNVYDFNEGAKRFYEQLGFQPLRVQMVHAL, from the coding sequence ATGACCCATCTTTCAAAGATACGACCCTTCACCATACGACAGGCGCGCCTTGATGATTTCGCGGCCATGGCACCGCTGTGGCGTCAGCTCGACGGCTACCATCAGGCCCGCGACCCGCAGCGCTTTCCGCACAAGAAGGACGAGGCGCCGCGCTCCCGTGACTATATCGCCGAGGTTATCCATTGTGCCGACCGGGCGCTGCTGCTGGCGGAAAGCTGCCCCAGCCTCGAGGGCGATGCAACGCGGCTGATCGGCCTGTGCCTCGTGACGCTGAGAACCTGCCCGCCGGGCCCGGTCTACCCGGTGCGGGTCATTTTCGAAGTCGACAATCTGGTGGTTGACGAAACCATGCGGCGGCAGGGTGTGGCGCGGGCCCTGCTTGGGGATGCGGAGACCTGGGCACGCAGCAATGGCGCCAAGGAAATGCTGCTCAACGTCTATGACTTCAATGAAGGTGCAAAGCGGTTTTATGAGCAGCTTGGTTTCCAGCCCTTGCGCGTGCAAATGGTGCACGCCCTTTGA
- a CDS encoding Lrp/AsnC family transcriptional regulator: protein MTLEKLDKRDRQILNLLQDNGRLSNAELAEKVNLSASACLRRVKQLEDSGLVEGYHMQLDMKACGMSGVAFVFVTLDGQGRDSLARFERAIKEINEIQDCYLLAGQYDYLLRVIYRNASDLERVHHDILTNLPGVVRVNSTLTLRAVKHTGKLEV from the coding sequence ATGACACTCGAGAAACTCGACAAAAGAGACCGCCAAATCCTCAATCTGTTGCAGGACAACGGACGGCTGAGCAATGCGGAGCTGGCAGAGAAGGTGAACCTTTCCGCTTCCGCCTGCCTCCGTCGCGTCAAGCAGCTCGAAGACAGCGGGCTGGTGGAAGGCTATCACATGCAGCTGGACATGAAGGCCTGCGGCATGTCGGGGGTTGCTTTCGTGTTCGTGACGCTGGATGGACAGGGACGGGATTCCCTGGCGCGCTTCGAGCGAGCAATCAAGGAAATCAACGAGATACAGGACTGCTACCTGCTCGCCGGACAATATGATTATCTCTTGCGGGTCATCTATCGCAATGCGTCCGATCTGGAGCGCGTTCACCACGACATCCTGACCAACCTGCCCGGCGTTGTCAGGGTCAACTCCACCCTGACACTGAGAGCGGTCAAGCACACCGGCAAGCTCGAAGTCTGA
- a CDS encoding response regulator transcription factor: protein MQNTTHILVIEDDTEIQSLLAALLQRNGWMASLASNGREADAILARCNIDLILLDVMLPGEDGLSICARIRSISTVPIMILSAKSEDIDRVVGLELGADDYMAKPFNPRELEARIKAMLRRSRMSVRDSRMQAPVLYFGGKWQLDIRKRELNDYNGVQIHLTPAEFDLLRVFCERPGLTLTREQLIDLTQGPSSGATERSIDILISRLRRKLENGPNSQKLIHTVRSGGYEFIAEVHEQRETV, encoded by the coding sequence ATGCAGAACACAACGCACATCCTGGTCATCGAAGATGACACTGAAATTCAGTCGCTGCTGGCTGCATTGTTGCAGCGCAATGGCTGGATGGCCTCGTTGGCTTCCAACGGGCGCGAAGCGGACGCCATTTTGGCTCGCTGCAATATCGACCTGATTCTTTTGGATGTCATGCTTCCTGGTGAAGACGGGTTGAGCATTTGCGCCCGCATACGGTCCATTTCAACAGTGCCCATCATGATTCTCTCTGCCAAGAGCGAAGATATCGACAGAGTGGTCGGGTTGGAACTGGGCGCTGACGATTACATGGCCAAGCCCTTCAATCCCAGGGAACTGGAAGCCCGCATCAAGGCAATGTTGCGTCGCAGCCGCATGTCAGTCAGGGACAGCCGTATGCAGGCACCAGTTCTCTATTTCGGAGGCAAATGGCAGCTCGACATTCGAAAACGAGAGTTAAACGACTATAATGGCGTGCAGATCCATCTGACGCCTGCCGAGTTCGATCTGCTGCGTGTTTTCTGCGAAAGACCCGGACTGACGTTGACCCGTGAACAGTTGATTGACTTGACTCAAGGCCCGAGCTCAGGCGCGACTGAACGTAGTATCGACATCCTGATCTCCCGTTTGCGCCGCAAGCTGGAAAACGGGCCGAATAGTCAGAAGCTCATTCACACCGTTCGTTCCGGTGGCTATGAGTTCATCGCAGAAGTTCACGAACAGCGTGAGACTGTATGA
- a CDS encoding MFS transporter, with protein sequence MSATESHLSIATPKAACSFRDQPIAVWATAFACVVGFMSIGLVDPILTAIAAGLHASASQVSLLFTSYFFVTSIMMLITGFVSSRLGSRVTLLIGAALIIVFAALAGTSQSVAELIGFRAGWGLGNAFFVVTALSVLVAVTRGGTGKAVLIYEAAIGLGLSGGPLVGALLGAQSWRYPFFGTATLMGIGFVSILLFLPKLPKPDKKIAISAPIRALGHPGLFTVSLASFFYFFAFFTVLAFAPFVLDLSAYAVGGIFFGWGVLLAIFSVFVAPRVDARFGILPVISVCLVLLAAMLIAMGLGSKLVVAVCVILSGAVMGVCNTLFTELALEVSDVPRPVASAGYNFLRWFAGVIAPFAVPHLAEAFGVLPAFSVAAVAALLAPVIMGLRRASIAPAEHEACPAADVQQASVIIAVDGSDRDGRVIEQAIALARSSAISTVTALHVRMREVVEGEEAALESAERARRILANASSKLAAGGLEVNELLLDAPAGQAARRAVDHARAAGARHLVLGAPHAHEIEDLLHGSFALTAEALVHTVKDGPSVFFAY encoded by the coding sequence ATGTCTGCGACAGAGTCCCATCTTTCCATTGCCACCCCCAAGGCGGCATGCAGTTTCAGGGATCAGCCGATTGCCGTTTGGGCCACTGCATTTGCCTGCGTTGTCGGCTTCATGTCAATTGGTCTGGTTGATCCAATCTTGACAGCCATCGCGGCGGGCCTTCATGCGTCGGCCAGTCAGGTGTCCCTGCTCTTCACGTCCTACTTCTTCGTCACCTCGATCATGATGCTGATCACCGGCTTCGTTTCCAGCCGACTTGGCAGCCGCGTCACCCTGCTGATCGGCGCTGCCCTGATCATCGTCTTTGCCGCATTGGCGGGCACCTCCCAATCGGTTGCCGAGCTGATCGGCTTCCGGGCCGGTTGGGGGCTGGGCAACGCCTTCTTCGTGGTGACGGCCCTGTCGGTTCTGGTGGCTGTCACCCGCGGTGGTACGGGCAAGGCCGTGCTGATCTATGAGGCCGCCATCGGGCTTGGCTTATCGGGTGGCCCACTCGTCGGGGCGCTGCTCGGTGCCCAGTCCTGGCGCTATCCCTTTTTCGGTACGGCGACCCTGATGGGAATCGGCTTTGTGTCGATCCTGCTGTTCCTGCCGAAATTGCCGAAACCTGACAAGAAGATAGCCATCAGCGCGCCAATCAGGGCCCTTGGCCATCCGGGCCTGTTCACCGTTTCGCTAGCGTCCTTCTTCTACTTCTTCGCCTTTTTCACCGTGCTCGCCTTTGCCCCCTTTGTGCTGGATTTGTCGGCCTATGCAGTTGGCGGCATCTTCTTTGGCTGGGGCGTTTTACTGGCGATCTTTTCGGTGTTTGTCGCGCCGCGCGTCGATGCCCGCTTTGGCATCCTGCCGGTCATTTCGGTCTGCCTCGTCCTGCTGGCGGCGATGCTGATTGCCATGGGCTTAGGCAGCAAGCTGGTGGTGGCAGTCTGCGTCATTCTTTCCGGCGCGGTCATGGGGGTGTGCAACACGCTGTTTACCGAACTGGCACTGGAAGTGTCGGACGTTCCGCGCCCTGTTGCCTCGGCCGGTTACAATTTCCTGCGCTGGTTTGCCGGTGTCATCGCTCCGTTCGCCGTCCCGCATCTGGCTGAAGCGTTCGGTGTTCTGCCTGCCTTCTCTGTTGCCGCTGTCGCCGCCCTTCTGGCACCGGTCATCATGGGCCTTCGGCGGGCCAGCATCGCCCCCGCCGAGCATGAGGCCTGCCCCGCAGCAGATGTGCAGCAGGCATCGGTCATCATCGCCGTTGATGGCAGCGACCGGGATGGCCGTGTAATCGAACAGGCCATTGCGCTGGCGCGGTCATCAGCCATCAGCACGGTCACTGCCTTGCATGTGCGGATGCGGGAAGTTGTCGAAGGAGAGGAAGCAGCTCTGGAAAGCGCAGAAAGGGCAAGGCGCATTCTGGCCAATGCCAGCAGCAAACTGGCAGCAGGCGGGCTCGAGGTCAATGAGCTGCTGCTCGATGCACCAGCAGGTCAGGCAGCCCGCAGGGCCGTTGATCATGCCCGTGCGGCAGGGGCACGGCATCTGGTGCTCGGAGCACCGCACGCCCATGAGATCGAGGATCTCCTCCACGGCAGCTTTGCCCTGACGGCAGAAGCTCTGGTGCACACCGTGAAAGACGGCCCGTCGGTATTCTTCGCCTACTGA
- the ald gene encoding alanine dehydrogenase → MLIGCPKEIKDHEDRVGLVPSSVQELVACGHEVMIETGAGAGIGCADEDYAAAGATIVATPDEIFAKAEMVVKVKEPLAVERAKLRPGQLLFTYLHLAPDPAQTADLVKSGATCIAYETVTSPTGALPLLFPMSEVAGRLAPQVGAQALENTGGGMGILLGGVPGVDPAEVVIIGAGVSGTNAARVALGMGASVTMVDSNTNALRAAVDRFGTAIKTVYSNKGNIARLVAKADLVIGTVLIPGAETPKLVTAEMIKTMRPGSAVVDVAIDQGGCFETSKATTHSDPTYVVDGVVHYCVANMPGCVARTSTFALNNATLPFALALANKGWEQACKDDKYLRAGLNVHDGKVTYEAVAKALGYDYVSAESILGL, encoded by the coding sequence ATGCTTATCGGATGCCCAAAAGAGATCAAGGACCACGAAGACCGCGTTGGTCTTGTCCCGTCCTCTGTTCAGGAACTGGTCGCCTGCGGCCATGAAGTCATGATTGAAACTGGCGCTGGCGCTGGTATCGGCTGTGCCGACGAAGACTATGCTGCAGCAGGAGCCACGATCGTCGCTACCCCGGACGAAATCTTCGCCAAGGCCGAAATGGTCGTCAAGGTGAAGGAACCGCTTGCTGTCGAGCGCGCCAAACTGCGCCCCGGCCAGCTTCTCTTCACATACCTGCATCTGGCTCCGGATCCGGCCCAGACTGCAGACCTCGTCAAATCCGGCGCAACCTGCATTGCCTATGAGACCGTGACATCCCCGACCGGCGCTCTGCCGCTGTTGTTCCCAATGTCCGAAGTGGCTGGCCGTCTGGCTCCGCAGGTCGGCGCACAGGCTCTGGAAAACACCGGTGGCGGCATGGGCATACTGCTCGGCGGCGTACCGGGCGTTGATCCGGCTGAAGTCGTCATCATCGGTGCTGGCGTGTCCGGCACCAACGCGGCCCGGGTGGCTCTTGGCATGGGTGCCAGCGTGACCATGGTTGACAGCAACACCAACGCCTTGCGTGCAGCAGTTGATCGCTTCGGTACGGCGATCAAGACAGTCTACTCCAACAAGGGCAACATCGCCCGCCTTGTTGCCAAGGCTGATCTGGTCATCGGAACCGTGCTGATCCCGGGTGCGGAGACCCCGAAACTGGTGACCGCCGAAATGATCAAGACAATGCGTCCGGGCTCCGCTGTTGTTGACGTGGCCATTGACCAGGGCGGCTGCTTTGAAACATCAAAGGCAACCACCCACTCCGATCCGACCTATGTGGTCGACGGTGTCGTACACTATTGCGTTGCCAACATGCCGGGCTGCGTTGCACGCACATCGACCTTCGCGCTCAACAACGCCACCCTGCCGTTCGCACTGGCTCTGGCCAACAAGGGCTGGGAACAGGCCTGCAAGGATGACAAATATCTGCGCGCCGGTCTCAACGTTCACGACGGCAAGGTAACCTATGAAGCCGTCGCCAAGGCCCTTGGCTACGACTATGTGTCGGCTGAAAGCATTCTGGGCCTCTGA
- a CDS encoding ATP-binding protein, giving the protein MREARWFNFVNSIAGQLLILLILAMGMFLTGIYISVQAARVAPLAPPIMLYSERQIGIAEALAQLPPDTVEPVLQQLRIKHPNVTYLLLSGTDPVVAPLEWIRRNIGVADLPPAPPADSIGFLLRLLSPLGEPPSSADIAKGFANPQAIGLYFARSVHQIEDNQSEVTVYSRLPDQRVLSASITLRTPEMPNHGLENVLIYSLGCTLLLLLWAIIFLIRPLRRLAQVTNNIAKENAKPQMAEVAGPTELRVASIALNKMQDRIHQLIEDRTRMLAAVGHDLRTPVTRLRLRADTVEPEELRKAFLRDLTMMDGLLTRLMTYFSKGETGEKPVRLDLSSLVDSLAYEWSDAGEAVELADYTSLTILARPNALIRLIDNLIDNAVKYAGACEIALRQEGDFACLLVIDHGPGIAQEDRFLLQEPFARGDKARTMDDTSGFGLGLAIARKVAENHDATIEMAETEGGGLTVIVRFPLAR; this is encoded by the coding sequence ATGAGAGAGGCTCGCTGGTTCAACTTTGTCAACTCCATTGCCGGTCAGTTGTTGATTCTTCTGATTCTGGCAATGGGCATGTTTTTGACCGGCATCTATATTTCGGTGCAGGCGGCGCGCGTAGCGCCGCTGGCTCCACCCATCATGCTCTATTCCGAACGTCAGATCGGTATAGCGGAGGCCCTTGCGCAGTTGCCGCCAGATACTGTCGAGCCAGTCCTGCAACAGCTGAGAATTAAGCACCCGAACGTCACCTACTTGCTACTCTCCGGCACGGACCCCGTTGTCGCGCCTCTTGAGTGGATCCGCCGCAACATTGGTGTCGCTGATCTGCCACCAGCCCCTCCTGCCGACTCCATAGGCTTTCTTTTGCGACTGCTTTCTCCTCTTGGAGAACCTCCTTCTAGTGCCGATATAGCAAAGGGTTTTGCCAATCCTCAGGCAATCGGATTGTACTTTGCGCGCTCGGTTCATCAAATTGAAGACAATCAGTCGGAGGTGACGGTCTATTCCCGGCTGCCGGATCAGCGTGTCCTGAGTGCCAGTATTACCCTAAGGACACCGGAGATGCCCAATCATGGGCTTGAAAATGTCCTGATCTACTCCCTTGGTTGCACCCTGCTGTTGCTGCTGTGGGCCATCATCTTCCTGATCCGGCCCCTGCGGCGTTTGGCGCAGGTGACCAACAACATCGCCAAGGAAAACGCCAAGCCGCAGATGGCAGAAGTTGCCGGCCCCACAGAGCTGCGTGTGGCATCCATCGCGCTCAACAAGATGCAGGATCGTATCCACCAACTGATCGAGGATCGCACGCGCATGCTGGCCGCCGTTGGCCATGATTTGCGCACCCCGGTTACACGCCTGCGCCTCAGGGCCGATACGGTCGAACCGGAAGAGCTGCGCAAGGCCTTTCTGCGTGATCTTACGATGATGGACGGATTGCTGACCCGATTGATGACCTATTTCAGCAAGGGGGAAACTGGAGAGAAACCGGTCCGTCTGGACCTGAGCAGTCTGGTAGACAGTCTGGCCTATGAGTGGAGCGACGCTGGCGAAGCGGTCGAGTTGGCCGATTATACGAGCCTGACCATTCTGGCTCGTCCCAACGCTCTCATTCGGCTGATTGACAACCTGATCGACAATGCCGTCAAATATGCCGGGGCGTGCGAAATTGCGCTGAGACAGGAAGGCGACTTTGCCTGCTTGCTGGTGATCGATCATGGCCCGGGCATTGCTCAGGAAGACCGGTTTTTGCTGCAGGAGCCCTTCGCCCGCGGCGACAAGGCGCGGACCATGGACGACACGTCCGGCTTCGGTCTTGGCCTTGCAATTGCTCGCAAGGTGGCCGAAAATCATGACGCCACCATAGAGATGGCCGAGACCGAAGGCGGTGGTCTCACCGTGATCGTGCGCTTCCCGCTGGCTAGGTGA
- a CDS encoding trimeric intracellular cation channel family protein: MSITQPLLMAPELFLDTIVPIFFYAGLIVFAMTGGLRALQSEMDFFGVLMVGFVTATGGGTLRDILIGALPVNWVSDPTPLAIVMPASLLAYAVERIGWSQRQIFNWIDAIGMAIFSVTGTVLTLELGHHPAICIMMGVITATFGGLIRDILCNVVPFLLRQEIYATAALLGSCLFVGFHYLEVDPAVSAIISMGAALLLRGLAIRYKFNMRDEDQKASPRIIQR; the protein is encoded by the coding sequence ATGTCAATCACTCAGCCCCTGTTGATGGCACCCGAGTTGTTCCTCGACACAATCGTGCCGATTTTCTTTTATGCCGGGTTGATTGTCTTTGCCATGACCGGCGGTCTGCGGGCTCTGCAGTCGGAAATGGATTTCTTCGGCGTGCTGATGGTCGGCTTTGTCACGGCCACTGGCGGCGGCACTTTGCGCGACATCCTCATCGGCGCATTGCCCGTCAATTGGGTCAGCGACCCGACGCCGCTGGCCATCGTCATGCCAGCGTCCCTTCTGGCATACGCGGTCGAGCGCATCGGCTGGTCTCAGCGCCAGATCTTCAACTGGATCGATGCCATCGGCATGGCCATCTTCTCGGTGACAGGAACCGTGCTGACCCTGGAGCTTGGCCACCATCCGGCAATCTGCATCATGATGGGCGTAATCACGGCAACCTTTGGCGGACTGATCCGCGACATTCTGTGCAATGTGGTGCCCTTCCTGCTCCGACAGGAAATCTATGCCACGGCGGCGCTTCTTGGTTCTTGCCTGTTCGTCGGCTTCCACTATCTGGAGGTGGATCCGGCGGTCAGCGCCATCATCTCGATGGGCGCGGCGCTGTTGCTGCGTGGGTTGGCGATCCGCTACAAGTTCAATATGCGGGATGAAGACCAGAAAGCCTCCCCCCGCATTATCCAGCGCTGA
- a CDS encoding PepSY-associated TM helix domain-containing protein: protein MSFRRIIFWAHLVVGVATGLVIFALAFTGVMLTYEAQIKAAFDPSVVPTAEYTEMMSADDIMKIARPAFPGETATLNFYSDASKPISVSAGRHEAKLIDPYSGAFIEADSNPTEGFFGLMESIHRNLAMGFDSAGSQMVKISNVAFLFIILSGIYLWLPRKWKWSFIKQKIFFQKMPTAKARDFNWHHVFSFWVVIPLVAVVGSGAVLSYPWASNLVFAAAGLEAPQGRGQGKGMWAKSSGGGTSSLPAEQLVSFQSILDKAEGVESNWKTISIIVPASDQAKTVDVLIDTGNGKQGAAQQTITYDRESGAVASVKGPNEMATPTQSLRRYIRFLHTGEVYGVVGQTLAGIASLACLFLVWTGFALAWRRLISPLFRPKAKPTLGVR, encoded by the coding sequence ATGTCTTTCAGACGCATTATTTTTTGGGCTCACCTCGTCGTGGGCGTAGCCACCGGCCTTGTCATTTTTGCGCTGGCCTTTACGGGCGTCATGTTGACCTATGAGGCGCAGATCAAGGCAGCCTTTGATCCATCGGTTGTTCCGACAGCCGAATACACCGAGATGATGTCGGCTGACGATATCATGAAGATCGCCCGACCGGCCTTTCCGGGCGAGACTGCAACGCTCAACTTCTACAGCGATGCGTCAAAGCCGATCTCTGTTTCTGCCGGACGGCATGAAGCCAAGCTGATTGATCCCTATAGCGGTGCATTCATCGAGGCCGACAGCAATCCGACCGAAGGCTTCTTCGGGCTGATGGAAAGCATTCACCGCAATCTGGCGATGGGCTTTGACTCCGCCGGTAGCCAGATGGTCAAGATCAGCAACGTCGCCTTCCTGTTCATCATCCTGTCGGGTATCTATCTTTGGCTGCCACGCAAATGGAAATGGTCCTTCATCAAGCAGAAGATCTTCTTCCAGAAGATGCCGACCGCCAAAGCGCGCGACTTCAACTGGCACCATGTCTTCTCCTTCTGGGTGGTGATCCCGCTGGTGGCGGTGGTCGGCTCTGGGGCCGTGCTGTCCTATCCGTGGGCCAGCAATCTGGTGTTTGCCGCAGCCGGCCTTGAAGCGCCGCAAGGGCGTGGTCAGGGCAAGGGCATGTGGGCCAAGAGCTCCGGCGGCGGCACCTCCTCGCTGCCTGCCGAGCAGCTTGTTTCCTTCCAGTCCATTCTGGACAAGGCAGAGGGTGTGGAAAGCAACTGGAAGACCATTTCCATCATCGTTCCGGCCTCTGATCAGGCCAAGACGGTCGATGTGCTGATCGACACCGGCAATGGCAAACAGGGCGCAGCCCAGCAGACCATCACCTATGATCGCGAGAGCGGCGCGGTCGCTTCGGTCAAGGGGCCGAATGAAATGGCAACCCCGACCCAGTCGCTGCGGCGCTACATTCGCTTCCTGCACACCGGCGAGGTCTATGGAGTGGTCGGGCAGACCCTTGCGGGTATCGCGTCTCTGGCCTGCCTGTTCCTCGTCTGGACCGGCTTTGCCCTGGCCTGGCGCCGTCTCATCTCGCCGCTGTTCCGGCCAAAGGCCAAACCGACTCTCGGCGTGCGTTAG
- a CDS encoding SRPBCC domain-containing protein produces the protein MYKPIVKVIEVPTDALTAYRLFTVEMGSWWPLDTRSISIHSTGIPAKALETDPVAGGAIIEIASDDTRHVWGNFTDCDEPNSVALDFHMGQPMDQATHLVVSFFAPHPQQTMVKLVHGGWDCYGPIAPMMRDGYDKGWDEIFSFHFARACEKARFLRRA, from the coding sequence ATGTATAAACCGATCGTCAAAGTGATAGAAGTGCCAACTGATGCACTCACAGCCTATCGTCTGTTCACGGTGGAGATGGGAAGCTGGTGGCCGCTTGATACGCGATCCATTTCGATACACAGCACCGGAATTCCGGCCAAGGCGCTGGAAACCGATCCTGTCGCGGGCGGTGCCATCATCGAAATCGCATCGGATGACACGCGCCATGTCTGGGGCAATTTCACCGACTGTGATGAACCGAATTCGGTCGCGCTGGACTTCCACATGGGACAACCGATGGATCAGGCGACCCATCTTGTGGTCAGCTTCTTCGCCCCACACCCCCAGCAGACCATGGTCAAACTGGTGCATGGCGGATGGGACTGCTATGGCCCGATCGCGCCGATGATGCGCGATGGCTATGACAAGGGCTGGGACGAGATCTTTTCGTTTCACTTTGCCCGAGCGTGCGAGAAAGCCCGGTTTCTGCGCCGCGCCTGA
- a CDS encoding MarR family transcriptional regulator: MTEHSDTNGQDEGTGEPGACSTDAISQLEREIAFMIRRLDSIYRKRRYPLERAHYLALMVLKERAHSSGELATMLGLDQSTVTRQIVAMEKKGYVVRKSNPDDGRGIMIEIEAKGLELFQQMQLARRRGLQTMMKDWPGEDLCQFADHVIRFNEAIKAMDEI; this comes from the coding sequence ATGACTGAGCATAGTGATACCAACGGACAGGACGAGGGCACAGGCGAGCCGGGTGCTTGTTCTACTGATGCGATTTCCCAGCTGGAACGGGAAATCGCCTTCATGATCCGGCGGCTGGATTCGATCTATCGGAAAAGACGCTATCCACTTGAACGGGCGCACTATCTCGCCCTGATGGTGCTCAAGGAACGAGCCCATTCCAGTGGAGAGCTGGCCACCATGCTCGGGCTCGACCAGTCCACGGTGACCAGACAGATCGTGGCCATGGAGAAGAAGGGATATGTTGTACGCAAAAGCAATCCCGATGATGGCCGCGGGATCATGATCGAGATCGAGGCAAAGGGGTTGGAGCTGTTCCAGCAGATGCAGCTTGCCCGTCGCCGGGGCCTACAGACCATGATGAAAGACTGGCCGGGCGAGGATCTTTGCCAGTTTGCCGATCACGTCATCCGCTTTAACGAGGCCATCAAGGCGATGGATGAAATCTGA
- the ribB gene encoding 3,4-dihydroxy-2-butanone-4-phosphate synthase produces the protein MADMERVAQAIRAFEKGEMVVVTDDDDRENEGDLIVAATKITPEQMGFIIRHSSGIVCAPMTGENARRLNLTPMVAHNDAPLSTAFTVSVDFRHGTTTGISAEERSITVHGLANGNSAAADFVRPGHIFPLIAKEGGVLVRSGHTEAAVDLCNLAGLPPVGVISELVNDDGTVKKGPDIIAFAKEHGITHVSVADLIAYRQRIERLVDRIEEFQIDTRFGPARAVTFKAKFDDMEHVALIFGDIRDGKDIPVRIHQENVLADIFGTSGTLDKISERFAADRGVLVYLRDGSPCVATGSMRPRDALELAQNEEHKSAKGRENSWRDIGLGAQILKDLGISSIRLLSSRERTYVGLDGFGLEISGTDII, from the coding sequence ATGGCCGACATGGAACGGGTTGCGCAAGCCATTCGCGCATTTGAAAAAGGGGAAATGGTGGTCGTCACTGACGATGACGATCGTGAAAACGAAGGCGATCTGATCGTAGCCGCGACCAAGATCACCCCTGAACAGATGGGTTTCATCATTCGCCACAGCTCAGGCATCGTCTGTGCGCCAATGACGGGCGAAAATGCCCGCCGTCTCAACCTGACTCCGATGGTCGCGCACAATGATGCGCCGCTCTCGACGGCCTTCACCGTGTCGGTGGATTTCAGACATGGCACCACCACGGGCATTTCCGCCGAAGAACGCAGCATCACCGTGCATGGCCTTGCCAACGGCAATTCGGCGGCCGCCGACTTCGTGCGTCCTGGCCATATTTTCCCGCTGATCGCCAAGGAAGGCGGCGTGTTGGTCCGTTCCGGTCACACAGAAGCTGCGGTTGACCTTTGCAATCTGGCTGGCCTGCCTCCGGTTGGTGTTATTTCCGAACTGGTCAATGATGATGGCACGGTCAAGAAGGGCCCGGACATTATCGCCTTTGCCAAAGAGCATGGCATCACCCATGTATCCGTCGCTGATCTCATCGCCTATCGTCAGCGCATCGAACGTCTGGTTGACCGGATCGAGGAGTTCCAGATCGACACCCGTTTCGGCCCGGCCCGCGCTGTGACCTTCAAAGCCAAATTTGACGACATGGAACATGTTGCCCTGATCTTTGGTGATATCCGCGATGGCAAGGACATTCCGGTGCGTATTCATCAGGAAAATGTGTTGGCCGATATCTTCGGCACGTCCGGCACACTGGACAAGATTTCCGAGAGATTTGCCGCTGATCGTGGCGTTCTTGTCTATTTGCGTGATGGTTCGCCTTGTGTTGCCACTGGCTCCATGCGCCCGCGTGACGCTCTGGAACTGGCCCAGAATGAAGAGCATAAAAGTGCAAAAGGCCGCGAGAACAGCTGGCGCGACATTGGGCTTGGTGCGCAGATCCTGAAAGATCTTGGCATTTCCTCTATCCGCCTGCTGTCGTCTCGCGAGCGTACCTATGTTGGTCTGGATGGCTTTGGCCTTGAGATTTCGGGCACGGATATCATCTGA